From a region of the candidate division WOR-3 bacterium genome:
- the ileS gene encoding isoleucine--tRNA ligase, protein MNSEKLKETLNLPNTKFPMKASLKEREPLMLKFWEEKRVYFRILEEDRPLFILHDGPPYSNGHIHIGTAMNKILKDFIVKSKMIMGYKTPYIPGWDNHGMPIENEVIKEDKEIREILSKDPFALKKEEVRKTLRKKCENFARKWMNIQKEEFKRLLCMGDWENPYFTMHPEYEAEELKILAQLAKLGYIEKGFMPLHFCAHCKTVLAMAEIEYKNKTSPSIYFLMEPLNIKEFPEKTYILVWTTTPWTIISNVALAFNPYFHYGVIETEKGRFLFALETLDRLKEELQFEKFNVLKEFKGEELEYKKFLHPFYNRESLGILAEFVEKETGSGIVHIAPGHGKEDFEIGSKYNLPILSPIDDTGKFTKEAEGFEGMDTDSASKKVIEILEKNNKLLKKGEIIHSYPHCWRCKNPLIFRATEQWFLRVDHKNLRKRALEEINKVNWIPPASKQSIYNAVLERPDWCISRQRAWGLPIPAFKCKKCSKSFIDPDYVLKLANLVEKKGSQIFWEENEIELPLCPFCKSKELEKEKDVLDVWIDSGVTNLIVLKQRNLSWPSDVFIEGPDQHRGWFNASLMISVAIKEKAPYKTVITHGWTLDEKGRAMHKSLGNVISPLEVIEKFGSEILRVWTAFSEYTQDVRISDNILNLMVENYRKVRNTYRFLLGNLYDFNPKENSVNFEEMLPVDKYMMIKTDEFKEKIIDFYEEYSFHRAFHLYHKFCALDLSSFYLDILKDRLYTFYFDSKERRSAQTALYYILKTLIVLGAPILSFTCEEAYQEMPYKEKDSVFLETVTKERKYKDDNLVKDFEKILELRDIVFKLLEEMRINKKIGSSLEADVYIEGEDEIIEKYFEYLPEIFIVSQIKKGKPQSFELSSEKENIKIYVKRSKGEKCDRCWRYLEEVKKNEKKLCKRCEEVLLKKGLFI, encoded by the coding sequence ATGAATAGCGAAAAACTAAAAGAAACACTCAATCTTCCAAATACAAAATTTCCAATGAAGGCTTCTCTTAAAGAGAGAGAGCCTCTTATGCTTAAATTCTGGGAGGAAAAAAGGGTATATTTCCGTATTCTTGAAGAAGATAGACCCTTATTCATCCTTCATGATGGACCTCCGTATTCCAATGGTCACATACATATAGGTACAGCAATGAATAAAATCCTCAAAGATTTTATAGTTAAAAGTAAAATGATAATGGGATATAAAACTCCCTATATTCCTGGATGGGATAACCATGGGATGCCAATTGAAAATGAAGTAATAAAAGAAGATAAGGAAATAAGAGAAATCCTTTCAAAAGACCCTTTTGCGCTTAAAAAAGAAGAAGTAAGAAAAACCTTAAGGAAAAAATGCGAGAATTTTGCCAGGAAATGGATGAATATACAGAAAGAGGAATTTAAAAGGCTTTTATGTATGGGAGACTGGGAGAATCCTTATTTTACAATGCATCCTGAGTATGAGGCTGAAGAGCTTAAAATACTGGCTCAACTTGCAAAGTTAGGGTATATAGAAAAAGGATTTATGCCACTCCACTTTTGTGCTCATTGTAAGACTGTCCTCGCTATGGCTGAAATTGAATATAAAAATAAAACATCTCCATCGATTTACTTTTTAATGGAACCATTAAACATTAAAGAGTTTCCAGAAAAAACTTATATTCTTGTATGGACAACAACTCCCTGGACAATAATTTCAAATGTTGCCCTTGCCTTTAACCCCTATTTCCATTATGGTGTAATTGAAACAGAAAAAGGTAGATTCCTCTTTGCTCTTGAAACCCTTGATAGGTTAAAAGAAGAACTTCAATTTGAAAAATTTAATGTTTTAAAAGAATTTAAAGGGGAGGAACTCGAATATAAAAAGTTTTTACACCCCTTTTATAATAGAGAATCTCTTGGAATCCTTGCAGAATTTGTAGAAAAAGAAACAGGTTCAGGAATAGTTCATATTGCTCCTGGTCACGGAAAAGAAGATTTTGAAATAGGAAGCAAATATAACTTACCTATATTATCTCCAATTGATGATACAGGAAAATTTACAAAGGAAGCAGAAGGATTTGAGGGAATGGATACAGATTCTGCATCAAAAAAAGTAATAGAAATTCTTGAAAAAAATAATAAATTATTAAAGAAAGGAGAAATTATTCATTCCTATCCCCACTGCTGGAGATGTAAAAATCCTTTAATTTTCAGAGCCACAGAACAATGGTTCTTAAGGGTTGACCACAAAAATTTGAGAAAAAGAGCACTGGAAGAAATTAATAAAGTTAACTGGATACCACCAGCAAGCAAGCAGAGTATTTATAATGCAGTTCTTGAAAGACCTGACTGGTGTATATCAAGACAGAGAGCATGGGGTCTTCCTATACCTGCTTTTAAATGCAAAAAATGCTCTAAGAGTTTCATTGATCCTGATTATGTTTTAAAACTTGCAAATCTTGTTGAGAAAAAGGGATCACAGATTTTCTGGGAAGAAAATGAAATAGAGCTTCCACTCTGTCCTTTCTGTAAATCAAAGGAACTTGAAAAGGAAAAGGATGTTCTCGATGTTTGGATAGATTCAGGAGTCACAAATTTAATTGTTCTTAAACAGAGAAATCTCTCTTGGCCAAGTGATGTTTTTATTGAGGGACCAGACCAGCACCGTGGATGGTTCAATGCTTCTTTAATGATAAGTGTAGCTATAAAGGAAAAGGCACCCTATAAAACAGTTATCACCCATGGATGGACACTTGATGAAAAAGGGAGGGCAATGCATAAATCCCTTGGAAATGTTATATCCCCCCTTGAGGTTATAGAAAAGTTCGGTTCGGAAATTCTAAGAGTATGGACAGCTTTTTCTGAATATACACAGGATGTGAGGATTTCTGACAATATTTTGAACCTCATGGTTGAAAATTACAGAAAAGTAAGAAACACATACAGGTTCCTCCTCGGTAATTTATACGATTTTAATCCAAAGGAGAATTCAGTTAATTTTGAAGAAATGTTACCTGTTGATAAATACATGATGATTAAAACTGATGAATTTAAAGAAAAAATTATTGATTTTTATGAAGAGTATTCTTTTCACAGAGCCTTCCATCTTTATCACAAATTTTGTGCCCTTGATTTATCTTCTTTTTATCTTGATATATTAAAAGATCGCCTTTATACCTTTTACTTTGATTCAAAGGAGAGAAGAAGTGCACAAACTGCCCTTTACTATATACTTAAGACACTAATTGTTCTTGGAGCTCCTATTTTATCTTTTACCTGTGAAGAGGCATATCAAGAAATGCCTTATAAAGAAAAGGATAGCGTCTTCCTTGAAACAGTAACAAAGGAAAGGAAATATAAGGATGATAACCTTGTAAAGGATTTTGAAAAAATTCTTGAATTAAGAGATATCGTCTTTAAATTACTTGAGGAAATGAGAATTAACAAAAAGATTGGCTCCTCCCTGGAAGCAGATGTTTACATTGAGGGGGAGGACGAAATTATAGAAAAATATTTTGAATATTTACCAGAAATTTTTATAGTTTCACAGATTAAAAAGGGGAAACCACAAAGTTTTGAACTTTCATCAGAAAAGGAAAATATCAAAATCTATGTTAAAAGAAGTAAGGGAGAAAAGTGTGATAGATGCTGGCGATATCTTGAAGAGGTTAAGAAAAATGAGAAAAAATTATGTAAAAGGTGTGAAGAAGTTCTTTTAAAAAAAGGATTATTTATATGA
- the lspA gene encoding signal peptidase II, giving the protein MSEGNRGKSIKDILKRILFGLSLGILVFILDQLTKNLALKNLEYGVPFEILGPYFRFTLVFNPYGVWGLPITKVLPYEPIALFAILLLFIFIAKEKKFLYNVFYGFILGGAFGNLFDRLRMKAVVDFIEVGISENLHWPIFNIADTFISIGIAGIIFFSIIRKEK; this is encoded by the coding sequence ATGTCAGAGGGAAATAGAGGAAAAAGCATAAAGGATATTTTAAAAAGAATCCTATTCGGACTTTCTCTTGGAATTTTAGTTTTCATTCTAGACCAATTAACAAAAAACCTGGCTTTAAAAAATCTTGAATACGGGGTTCCCTTTGAAATCCTTGGACCTTATTTTAGATTTACTCTTGTTTTTAACCCATACGGTGTTTGGGGTTTACCAATTACTAAGGTTTTGCCTTATGAGCCTATAGCACTTTTTGCCATTTTACTTTTGTTTATTTTCATTGCCAAAGAAAAAAAATTTCTTTATAATGTATTTTACGGGTTTATACTGGGTGGAGCCTTTGGAAACCTTTTTGATAGATTAAGAATGAAAGCAGTTGTTGATTTCATAGAAGTTGGTATTTCAGAGAATCTTCATTGGCCAATTTTTAACATTGCTGATACTTTTATATCCATAGGAATTGCTGGAATAATCTTTTTTTCAATTATAAGAAAGGAAAAATGA
- a CDS encoding TraR/DksA family transcriptional regulator has translation MKDKEIEKLKKKIIEKREKIIKFLEKAEKSGMSWAESGERIFHHHISDTATDEELKELAFMNATRLREELALIEDAISRIKDGTYGICLKCSKPIPLYRLKAIPYARYCIKCQREIEEKA, from the coding sequence ATGAAAGATAAGGAAATTGAAAAATTAAAGAAAAAAATAATAGAAAAAAGAGAAAAAATAATAAAATTTTTAGAAAAAGCTGAAAAAAGCGGAATGAGCTGGGCTGAAAGTGGTGAAAGGATATTTCATCACCATATATCAGATACTGCCACTGATGAGGAATTAAAGGAACTTGCCTTTATGAATGCTACAAGATTAAGGGAAGAGCTTGCTCTTATAGAAGATGCAATTTCAAGAATAAAAGATGGAACCTATGGTATATGTTTAAAATGTTCAAAACCTATTCCTTTATACAGATTAAAAGCAATACCCTACGCAAGATACTGTATTAAATGTCAGAGGGAAATAGAGGAAAAAGCATAA
- the recG gene encoding ATP-dependent DNA helicase RecG: protein MKSGIKNLEIPVDKIKGVGTRRKKVFLKAGIKTVKDLLYFKPRKYIDRRIIKKIKDLKEDEEVVVMGKIFARGERKTKDKKLFIVIIKDETGFMELVFVNTPYMKDYFPLDKEIIVSGKVKRFGSIYQIFHPEFEILDRENKDLIHAGKIVPIYSSLGKEIKPQTLRKIIYETLTQFLNLIPETIPEDMRKKFGLLSKKESIKNLHFPSSYELIEKSIYTLKFEEFFYFFLKLFIYKRRKTKAPPFILPPTLTRKFLDDLPFELTESQKKAIKEIEIDLSKPYSMRKLLQGDVGSGKTVIAIYAALRAIENGYQVAFMAPTEILAFQHYETILNFLKELNVSCDILTGSRTLKEKREIYERVRNGITQILIGTHALLEEKLQFKNLGLVIIDEQHKFGVSQRARLLSKGESPHFLVMTATPIPRTLALTYYGDLDVLTLKEMPPGRGTVETKVIYIENREEFYRRFFEALNKEKAKAYIIAPLIEESEKLDTKSCIELYEELKNKWAKDISISYIHGRMRKEEKDEIMLKFKRGDIKVLVSTTVLEVGIDVPDVKYMVIEGAERLGLSTLHQLRGRVARKLEKGFCFIFCSKDMPPETLKRISAFRNVHDGFKLSELDLKLRGPGNILGYAQSGFFSFKFGDLVEDKELLIRVRETVKNLLTVDPFLEKKENVILRENLSLDERLWLTEIA, encoded by the coding sequence GTGAAAAGTGGAATTAAAAATCTTGAGATTCCAGTAGATAAAATTAAAGGTGTAGGAACAAGGAGAAAGAAAGTTTTTTTAAAAGCAGGTATAAAAACTGTAAAAGATCTCTTATATTTTAAACCAAGAAAATATATTGATAGAAGGATAATCAAAAAAATAAAAGATCTAAAAGAGGATGAAGAAGTTGTAGTTATGGGAAAAATCTTTGCAAGGGGTGAAAGAAAGACAAAGGATAAAAAATTATTCATAGTTATAATAAAAGACGAAACAGGATTTATGGAACTTGTTTTTGTAAATACACCCTATATGAAGGATTATTTCCCTCTTGATAAAGAGATTATTGTTTCTGGTAAAGTGAAAAGGTTTGGTTCCATTTATCAAATTTTTCATCCTGAATTTGAAATACTTGATAGAGAAAATAAGGACTTGATTCATGCAGGTAAAATAGTTCCCATATATAGTAGCCTTGGTAAAGAAATCAAGCCACAAACTTTAAGAAAAATCATTTATGAAACTCTTACACAATTTTTAAATTTAATTCCTGAGACAATTCCAGAAGATATGAGAAAGAAATTTGGGCTTTTAAGTAAAAAAGAATCAATTAAAAATCTTCATTTTCCTTCATCTTATGAATTAATTGAAAAGAGCATTTATACTTTAAAATTTGAGGAGTTTTTTTACTTCTTTTTGAAACTCTTTATATATAAGAGAAGAAAAACAAAAGCACCACCCTTTATTTTACCTCCTACTTTAACAAGAAAATTTCTTGATGATTTACCTTTTGAATTAACGGAATCCCAGAAAAAGGCAATAAAAGAAATTGAAATTGATTTATCAAAACCCTATTCAATGCGTAAACTTCTTCAGGGGGATGTGGGTTCAGGTAAAACAGTTATTGCTATTTATGCTGCCCTGAGAGCAATAGAAAATGGATACCAGGTTGCTTTTATGGCTCCAACAGAAATTCTTGCTTTTCAACATTACGAAACTATTTTAAATTTTTTAAAAGAATTGAATGTTTCTTGTGATATTCTAACAGGAAGTAGAACCTTAAAAGAGAAAAGGGAAATATACGAAAGGGTTAGAAATGGAATAACACAGATTTTAATCGGAACCCATGCTCTCCTTGAAGAAAAACTCCAATTTAAAAATCTTGGACTTGTTATAATTGATGAGCAACATAAGTTCGGAGTTTCTCAGAGAGCAAGGTTACTTTCAAAGGGAGAAAGCCCTCATTTTCTTGTTATGACAGCAACTCCAATACCCCGTACTCTTGCTCTGACTTATTACGGTGACCTTGATGTTTTAACTTTAAAAGAGATGCCACCAGGAAGAGGAACTGTTGAAACAAAGGTTATTTACATAGAAAATAGAGAAGAATTTTACAGGAGATTTTTTGAAGCATTAAATAAAGAAAAGGCAAAAGCATATATTATTGCTCCCTTAATAGAAGAATCAGAGAAACTTGATACAAAATCCTGTATTGAGTTATATGAGGAATTAAAAAATAAATGGGCTAAAGATATTTCAATAAGTTATATTCATGGAAGAATGAGAAAGGAAGAAAAGGATGAGATAATGTTAAAATTTAAAAGAGGAGATATAAAAGTTCTTGTTTCTACCACAGTTCTTGAAGTTGGAATAGATGTCCCAGATGTTAAATATATGGTAATTGAAGGAGCTGAAAGGCTTGGACTTTCTACCCTGCATCAGTTAAGAGGAAGAGTTGCAAGAAAATTAGAAAAGGGTTTTTGTTTTATTTTCTGTTCTAAAGATATGCCACCTGAGACTTTAAAGAGAATTTCTGCTTTTAGAAATGTTCATGATGGATTTAAACTTTCAGAACTTGACTTAAAATTAAGGGGTCCTGGAAATATACTTGGATATGCTCAATCTGGTTTCTTTTCCTTTAAATTTGGTGATTTGGTTGAGGATAAGGAGCTTTTAATAAGAGTAAGAGAAACTGTGAAAAATTTATTAACTGTTGATCCTTTTTTAGAAAAAAAAGAAAATGTTATTTTAAGAGAAAATTTATCTCTTGATGAAAGATTGTGGCTTACTGAAATAGCTTAA
- the leuS gene encoding leucine--tRNA ligase yields the protein MEKFNFYEIEKKWQKFWEENNLFSAPKIPNNKMYILGMFPYPSGDLHMGHARNYTITDVLTRYFRMKGKDVLHPFGWDAFGLPAENAAIKRGIHPREWTFKNIEDSREDIKKMGISYDWSREIFTCKPDYYKWTQWLFLLLYKKGLAYRKKAYVNFCPSCQTVLANEQVVDKKCERCGTFVTKKNLLQWFFKITEYADRLLEDLKYLEGKWPKQVIEMQRNWIGKSEGTKIIFKLKNKNIDLPVFTTRIDTIFGVTFLAIAPEHELMEQIIEISPNKDELIKYREKSILKSDIERTKEQKTKEGVFTGLYAIHPLTQEELPIYTADYVLTHYGTGIVMGVPAHDQRDFEFAKTHGLKIKIVVQKDGYPNSVEDMNSAMEEYGIMVNSGEFSSLTSEEGIKRLNEYLKERNTGGYEISFKIRDWLISRQRYWGAPIPIIHCEKCGIVPVPEKDLPVLLPEIVDYIPKGVSPLESSQEFINTICPQCKEKAKRDPDTMDTFVDSSWYFLRYIDPSNNEKIFDKELVKKWMPVDFYVGGVEHATGHLIYSRFIHKVLYDEGLVNTPEPFLRLFTQGMVLKRTKDGGLEMMSKRAGNAVLIRDFVKEKGADVARVYTLFAGPPEQDFEWTEEGVKGAERFLLRVKRIIDENKEVFIKAEENPPSNYDNKEKKLLYKCYSVIKKVTEDIENFKFNTALASLMDFVNFLYNFENKNSPSFAHSLYVLLKLLYPFAPHLCEELWSYREKGTLMKKNWPKIYAEFLKEERIVIPVQINGKVRGQIEIEPDLDEKEVIEIAKNSPNVKKYIDNKKIKKVHYVKGKIISFVIE from the coding sequence ATGGAGAAATTCAATTTTTATGAAATAGAAAAAAAATGGCAAAAATTCTGGGAAGAAAATAATTTATTTTCTGCACCGAAGATTCCAAATAATAAAATGTATATTCTTGGTATGTTCCCCTATCCTTCTGGGGATCTCCATATGGGTCATGCAAGAAATTATACAATAACAGATGTTCTTACAAGATATTTCAGAATGAAGGGAAAAGATGTTCTCCACCCTTTTGGATGGGATGCTTTTGGGTTGCCTGCTGAAAATGCTGCAATTAAAAGGGGTATACATCCAAGGGAATGGACTTTTAAAAATATTGAAGACTCAAGAGAGGATATTAAAAAAATGGGAATATCCTATGACTGGTCAAGGGAAATCTTTACCTGTAAACCAGATTATTATAAATGGACCCAATGGCTTTTTCTTTTACTTTATAAAAAGGGGTTAGCCTATAGAAAAAAAGCTTATGTCAATTTTTGCCCGTCATGTCAGACAGTTTTGGCCAATGAACAGGTTGTTGATAAAAAATGTGAAAGATGTGGAACTTTTGTTACTAAAAAAAATCTTCTTCAATGGTTTTTTAAAATAACAGAATACGCTGATAGACTTCTTGAAGATCTTAAATATCTTGAAGGAAAATGGCCTAAACAAGTTATTGAAATGCAAAGGAACTGGATCGGAAAAAGTGAAGGAACAAAAATTATCTTTAAATTAAAGAATAAAAATATTGATTTACCTGTTTTTACAACAAGAATTGATACTATATTCGGTGTCACCTTTCTTGCAATTGCTCCTGAACATGAATTGATGGAACAGATTATAGAAATTTCACCTAATAAAGATGAACTTATAAAGTACAGAGAAAAATCAATTTTAAAGTCAGATATAGAAAGAACAAAGGAACAAAAAACAAAAGAGGGTGTTTTTACAGGACTTTATGCTATTCATCCCTTAACACAGGAAGAACTTCCAATTTATACAGCAGATTATGTTCTGACCCATTACGGTACAGGAATAGTTATGGGTGTTCCAGCTCATGACCAGAGGGATTTTGAGTTTGCAAAAACTCACGGACTTAAAATTAAAATTGTGGTGCAGAAAGATGGCTATCCTAATAGTGTAGAGGATATGAATTCAGCAATGGAAGAATATGGAATTATGGTTAATTCCGGTGAGTTCTCTTCTTTAACTTCAGAAGAAGGTATCAAAAGATTAAATGAATATTTAAAAGAAAGAAATACGGGAGGATATGAAATTTCTTTTAAAATAAGAGACTGGTTAATTTCAAGACAGAGATACTGGGGTGCTCCAATACCAATTATTCACTGTGAAAAATGTGGAATTGTCCCTGTCCCTGAAAAGGATTTACCTGTTTTACTACCTGAAATTGTAGATTATATTCCTAAAGGTGTAAGTCCACTTGAATCTTCACAAGAATTCATAAATACAATTTGTCCGCAATGTAAGGAAAAGGCAAAAAGAGACCCAGATACAATGGATACTTTTGTTGATTCCTCCTGGTATTTTTTAAGATATATTGACCCCTCTAATAATGAAAAAATTTTTGATAAGGAACTTGTTAAAAAATGGATGCCTGTTGATTTTTATGTAGGTGGAGTAGAGCATGCTACAGGACACCTGATTTATTCAAGATTTATTCATAAGGTTCTTTATGATGAAGGTCTTGTTAATACACCGGAACCATTTTTAAGACTATTTACACAAGGAATGGTTTTAAAGAGAACAAAGGATGGTGGTCTTGAAATGATGAGTAAAAGGGCAGGTAATGCAGTATTAATAAGGGATTTTGTTAAAGAAAAAGGTGCAGATGTAGCAAGAGTCTATACTCTATTTGCTGGTCCTCCAGAGCAAGATTTTGAATGGACTGAAGAAGGAGTGAAGGGAGCAGAAAGATTCCTTTTAAGAGTTAAAAGAATTATAGATGAAAATAAAGAAGTATTTATAAAAGCAGAAGAGAATCCACCTTCAAATTATGATAATAAAGAAAAAAAATTACTTTATAAATGCTACAGTGTTATAAAGAAAGTGACTGAAGATATTGAGAATTTTAAATTCAATACAGCTCTTGCCTCTCTGATGGATTTTGTTAATTTTTTATATAATTTTGAAAATAAAAATTCTCCTTCTTTTGCCCATTCTTTATATGTTCTTTTAAAACTTCTTTATCCCTTTGCACCCCATCTTTGCGAAGAATTATGGTCTTATAGAGAAAAAGGGACTCTTATGAAAAAAAACTGGCCTAAAATATATGCTGAATTTTTAAAGGAAGAAAGGATTGTTATACCAGTTCAAATTAACGGAAAGGTTAGGGGTCAGATTGAAATAGAGCCCGATTTAGATGAAAAGGAAGTTATTGAAATTGCTAAGAATTCTCCAAATGTTAAAAAGTATATTGATAACAAAAAAATAAAGAAAGTTCATTATGTAAAGGGTAAAATTATAAGTTTTGTTATTGAGTGA